The Neochlamydia sp. S13 genome has a segment encoding these proteins:
- a CDS encoding transposase, translating into MLVSSFVYSQACLEECTGISFIDSTLLAVCHTRRIHSPPSF; encoded by the coding sequence ATGCTTGTTTCCTCTTTTGTTTATTCACAAGCTTGTTTAGAAGAGTGTACAGGCATTTCTTTCATTGATTCCACTCTATTAGCAGTATGCCACACCCGTCGCATCCACTCCCCTCCTAGTTTTTAA
- the istA gene encoding IS21 family transposase, whose amino-acid sequence MKQSIRSINRDTGIHRTIIRNLNKVANNTGWLSNDRSIPSENEIHQALVAFDLKKSLKSHGLDPLKPLIKDWLAKNHSFVVIHKLIQEHITCSESTVRRFIHQHFPKQIQPIMIRQHIPGECAEVDFGYLGLCFDPESGKNRRAWVFSLRLRYSRKAYREVVFDQSTKTFLACHIHAFEWLGGVPTKIVIDNLKAGVTKASLHEPLLNRTYQQLAEHYAFIISPCIPYKPQHKGGVENDIKYIKRNFLSFFLESQAQKGIEVPSKGDFQKALDQWNFEVSEKRKIGGVDRTPQALFEEEKEHLKSLPSCRWDALEWYCTMVGKDWRVRFDKVWYSVPYAFIGQEVQVCASQSSVKIFHAGQEIAMHLRSYKPNDYVRANLHAPLQQEEVLNATRGGLLAQAETIGPFTLKLSEELLNDPSHDKLRPVRLILKLALRYSPTRLEKACRRALTYGTISYTSIKAILEKALDQKPFEEQSTKLDKPQKYFKFARDPQYFTQGAMYG is encoded by the coding sequence TTGAAGCAAAGCATTCGCTCTATTAATCGCGATACCGGTATTCATCGTACGATTATCCGTAATCTCAATAAAGTTGCGAACAACACCGGATGGCTATCTAACGATAGGTCTATCCCCTCTGAGAATGAAATTCACCAGGCTCTCGTAGCTTTTGATTTAAAAAAATCTTTAAAATCGCATGGCTTAGATCCTCTTAAACCTTTAATTAAAGACTGGTTAGCAAAGAACCATAGTTTTGTGGTCATTCATAAGCTTATTCAAGAGCACATCACGTGCAGTGAATCAACTGTACGAAGATTCATCCATCAACATTTTCCTAAACAAATTCAACCTATAATGATCAGACAGCATATTCCCGGTGAATGTGCGGAAGTAGATTTTGGTTATCTAGGTTTATGTTTTGACCCTGAAAGTGGTAAAAATCGTCGCGCTTGGGTCTTTTCTTTAAGGCTCCGCTACTCACGCAAAGCCTATCGTGAAGTTGTTTTTGATCAGAGCACCAAGACGTTTTTAGCCTGTCACATTCATGCTTTTGAATGGCTAGGTGGAGTACCTACAAAAATTGTTATCGATAATCTAAAAGCTGGGGTAACAAAAGCTTCTTTGCATGAACCTTTACTCAACAGAACTTATCAGCAATTAGCAGAACACTATGCATTCATCATCAGCCCTTGCATTCCTTACAAGCCTCAGCATAAAGGTGGGGTAGAAAACGACATAAAATACATCAAGAGAAATTTCCTTTCCTTTTTCTTAGAAAGTCAAGCACAAAAAGGCATCGAAGTGCCTTCTAAAGGTGATTTTCAGAAAGCTCTTGACCAATGGAATTTCGAGGTTTCTGAAAAACGCAAAATTGGGGGTGTTGATCGTACGCCTCAAGCTCTTTTTGAAGAAGAAAAGGAGCATTTAAAATCCCTTCCAAGTTGCCGTTGGGATGCTTTGGAATGGTATTGTACAATGGTAGGAAAAGACTGGAGAGTGCGCTTTGATAAAGTTTGGTATTCGGTTCCCTATGCTTTTATAGGCCAAGAAGTACAAGTTTGTGCTAGCCAAAGCTCTGTTAAAATTTTCCATGCAGGCCAAGAAATTGCTATGCATTTACGTTCATATAAGCCTAATGATTACGTCAGGGCAAATTTACATGCCCCTTTGCAGCAAGAAGAAGTGCTTAATGCCACCCGAGGTGGATTACTAGCTCAAGCAGAAACCATAGGCCCTTTTACCTTAAAGTTGAGTGAAGAGCTTCTTAATGATCCTTCTCACGATAAATTGAGGCCGGTTAGATTAATTTTAAAGCTTGCCTTACGCTATAGCCCTACTAGATTAGAGAAAGCCTGCAGACGAGCCCTTACCTACGGCACTATTTCTTATACCAGCATAAAAGCGATCTTAGAAAAAGCTTTAGATCAAAAGCCCTTTGAAGAGCAATCTACAAAATTAGATAAACCGCAAAAGTATTTTAAATTCGCTAGAGACCCACAATATTTTACCCAAGGAGCTATGTATGGATGA
- the istB gene encoding IS21-like element helper ATPase IstB gives MDEMILLKAKLNKLKLPKLLETLQERLKQAIKEKWSYSQFLDILLTDEMDRRNQSQFAKKLVKSHLQVNKTLETFDFSFNTKIYEPTFKELATCHFVENKECVLIIGPSGVGKSHLAQSIGHEAIRKGYEVLFYRTYQLFYWISMGHGDGSYRKRLQQVIKVPLLILDDFGLQSLSEASQMDLYEVICERYEKAATIITSNREFGEWQEIFANPLIGSAALDRLIHRATKLVIEGKSYRMEQFNKRSKKQNKETGK, from the coding sequence ATGGATGAAATGATTTTGCTTAAAGCAAAACTTAACAAGCTTAAATTGCCTAAATTGTTGGAAACGCTTCAGGAACGTTTAAAACAGGCTATAAAAGAAAAATGGTCTTATTCTCAGTTTTTGGACATATTGCTTACGGATGAAATGGATCGTCGTAATCAAAGTCAGTTTGCAAAAAAGCTCGTAAAAAGCCATCTGCAAGTCAATAAGACATTAGAAACTTTTGATTTTTCATTTAACACAAAGATTTATGAGCCTACCTTTAAGGAATTAGCGACATGTCATTTTGTAGAAAATAAAGAATGCGTGCTAATCATCGGCCCCAGTGGAGTAGGAAAGAGTCATCTTGCCCAATCAATAGGCCATGAAGCTATTAGAAAAGGCTATGAGGTGCTTTTCTATAGAACATACCAGCTTTTTTATTGGATATCTATGGGCCATGGAGATGGCAGCTATAGGAAAAGACTACAACAGGTCATTAAAGTACCTTTATTAATTTTAGATGATTTTGGGTTACAATCTCTTAGTGAAGCCAGTCAAATGGATCTTTATGAAGTAATTTGTGAAAGATATGAGAAGGCTGCAACGATTATTACCAGCAATAGAGAATTTGGAGAGTGGCAGGAAATATTTGCCAATCCATTAATAGGTAGTGCAGCACTAGATCGTTTGATTCACAGAGCCACAAAGCTTGTGATTGAAGGAAAAAGTTATCGTATGGAACAATTCAATAAAAGATCAAAAAAACAAAATAAAGAAACCGGGAAGTAA
- a CDS encoding transposase yields MIEWKRLEEEFDKLFVKNVGQPAKPVRLVVGLFILQHMDGISDEKVV; encoded by the coding sequence TTGATTGAATGGAAGCGGCTGGAAGAAGAGTTTGATAAGCTGTTTGTAAAAAATGTAGGCCAACCAGCTAAGCCTGTAAGGCTAGTTGTAGGGCTCTTTATCTTGCAGCATATGGATGGAATTTCTGATGAAAAGGTGGTGTAG
- a CDS encoding leucine-rich repeat domain-containing protein: MHPISSASMESLPNELLLPILEACVVPSLFSVCKRWHHLLASEVMPPLYKQIGKVHVPQGNVKEQALIVDRIYKLEEKLSEAAKVNAIFRQIFTLAKSLSTLEFKEKTEEKRGLTLANYSSYLLNINRLLLWKKLPGGEEYLSREEIKHLPLEKKGELLRDWIEENCKNITALDLSRAGLTYLPPEIGQLSQLLQLELNQNQLTSLPTEIGQLSQLLQLELSQNQLTSLPAEIGQLSKLQTLGLNQNQLTALPVETGQLSRLQGLDLSQNQLSGLPAEIGQLSQLQWLELNQNQLTSLPAEVGRLSKLQLLGLNQSQLTSLPAEIGQLSKLQTLKLNQNQLTSLPIEIGQLSQLLQLYLNQNQLTSLPTEIWQLSELQTLYLNQNQLTSLPAEIEQLSKLQLLGLNQNHLTSLPAEIGRLSQLQELYLNQNQLTNLPAEIGQLSQLQWLELNQNQLTSLPAEIGRLSYLQALELAENPLKDIAEKIRQRFQL, translated from the coding sequence ATGCATCCTATCTCATCGGCCTCTATGGAAAGCTTGCCCAATGAATTGTTGCTCCCTATCTTAGAGGCTTGCGTAGTTCCTTCCTTATTTAGCGTCTGTAAAAGATGGCATCATCTGCTGGCTTCTGAAGTCATGCCCCCTCTTTATAAGCAAATAGGTAAAGTGCATGTTCCTCAAGGAAATGTTAAGGAGCAGGCTCTTATTGTAGATAGGATTTATAAGCTAGAAGAAAAGCTTTCTGAAGCAGCAAAGGTAAATGCAATCTTTAGGCAAATATTTACTTTAGCCAAGTCTCTTTCAACTTTAGAATTTAAAGAGAAAACAGAAGAAAAAAGAGGCTTAACTCTGGCTAACTACTCTTCTTATCTCTTAAATATTAATCGCCTTTTACTTTGGAAAAAGCTTCCTGGTGGGGAAGAATACTTGAGCCGAGAAGAAATTAAGCACTTGCCTCTAGAAAAAAAAGGGGAGCTTCTTAGAGATTGGATTGAAGAAAATTGTAAAAATATTACGGCTTTAGATTTATCTAGAGCAGGCTTGACTTACTTACCCCCAGAAATAGGCCAGTTATCTCAGCTGCTACAGCTTGAATTAAATCAAAACCAGCTCACCAGCCTGCCTACAGAAATTGGGCAGCTGTCTCAGCTCCTACAGCTTGAATTAAGTCAAAACCAGCTCACCAGTCTGCCTGCAGAAATTGGGCAGCTGTCTAAGCTGCAAACGCTTGGCTTAAATCAAAACCAGCTCACCGCTCTGCCTGTAGAAACTGGGCAGCTTTCTCGGCTGCAAGGGCTTGATTTAAGTCAAAACCAGCTCTCCGGCCTTCCTGCAGAAATAGGTCAATTGTCTCAGCTGCAATGGCTTGAATTAAATCAAAACCAGCTCACCAGCCTTCCTGCAGAAGTCGGGCGGCTGTCTAAGCTGCAACTGCTTGGCTTAAATCAAAGCCAGCTCACCAGCCTTCCTGCAGAAATAGGGCAGCTGTCTAAGCTGCAAACGCTTAAATTAAATCAAAACCAGCTCACCAGCCTGCCTATAGAAATCGGTCAGCTGTCTCAGCTGCTACAGCTTTACTTAAATCAAAACCAGCTCACCAGCCTGCCTACAGAAATTTGGCAGCTGTCTGAGCTGCAAACGCTTTACTTAAATCAAAACCAGCTCACTAGTCTTCCTGCAGAAATTGAGCAGCTGTCTAAGCTGCAACTGCTTGGCTTAAATCAAAACCATCTCACCAGCCTGCCTGCAGAAATAGGGCGGTTGTCTCAGCTGCAAGAGCTTTACTTAAATCAAAACCAGCTCACCAACCTTCCTGCAGAAATAGGTCAATTGTCTCAGCTGCAATGGCTTGAATTAAATCAAAACCAGCTCACCAGCCTTCCTGCAGAAATCGGGCGGCTGTCTTATCTACAAGCGCTTGAACTAGCGGAAAATCCTTTGAAAGATATCGCCGAAAAAATAAGGCAGCGTTTTCAATTGTAG
- a CDS encoding tetratricopeptide repeat protein — MAVKIVTNLFIGSLCLCLVACSFKEAGQLEPNIQFAAPVHVIENLPSAFPDLTSEELQEDWAKELLIANKFARENDLYRAITSYKRALILIPSNQLYRKQQIEYDIILSYYLGEKYQEAVEAFEASSLTNISAQFLAFENLLQILYDAYSRAGQPAKAEKVFALLEKVRPKVAENLQHAEDVLHASFSALHSPCLGSNENLSYFLTTYNQHAKSVRHAKTLNALLPGVGYYYLGQKNTAITAFLVNSLFIATAYYFFDHGNWAAGAITTSLEMGWYIGGINGAGLGAKEFNEHLYKTLAKDYMIKNHLFPVLTFQTSF; from the coding sequence ATGGCAGTGAAGATCGTTACTAATCTATTTATAGGTTCACTATGCCTATGCTTAGTAGCTTGCTCTTTTAAAGAAGCTGGTCAACTTGAACCAAATATTCAATTTGCTGCGCCTGTGCATGTTATAGAAAATCTTCCCTCCGCTTTTCCTGATTTAACTTCTGAAGAGCTGCAAGAAGATTGGGCTAAAGAACTTCTTATAGCTAACAAGTTTGCTCGGGAAAATGACCTTTATCGCGCTATTACTAGCTATAAACGTGCTTTGATTCTTATTCCTTCCAACCAGCTCTATCGAAAACAGCAGATAGAATATGATATTATTTTAAGCTATTATTTAGGTGAAAAATATCAAGAAGCTGTAGAGGCTTTTGAGGCTAGTAGCTTGACTAATATCTCAGCTCAATTTCTAGCTTTTGAGAATCTTCTTCAAATTCTTTATGATGCTTATTCAAGAGCAGGCCAACCAGCTAAAGCTGAAAAAGTTTTTGCTCTCCTTGAAAAAGTTCGCCCTAAAGTCGCAGAGAATCTCCAACATGCTGAAGATGTCCTTCATGCCAGTTTTTCGGCACTTCACAGTCCATGCTTAGGCTCTAATGAGAATTTATCCTATTTTCTCACTACTTATAACCAACATGCGAAGTCAGTCAGACATGCTAAGACACTTAATGCTCTGCTTCCTGGAGTGGGTTATTACTATTTGGGACAAAAAAATACAGCTATTACCGCCTTCTTAGTCAATTCGCTTTTTATCGCTACCGCTTACTACTTCTTTGATCATGGGAATTGGGCCGCAGGAGCTATTACTACAAGTCTTGAAATGGGATGGTACATAGGAGGAATTAATGGTGCAGGCCTAGGAGCAAAAGAATTTAATGAACATTTATACAAAACATTAGCTAAAGATTATATGATCAAAAATCATCTTTTTCCTGTATTAACTTTTCAGACTTCCTTCTAA
- the yidD gene encoding membrane protein insertion efficiency factor YidD, with the protein MPIRIALNLFTLFPLVLISFCLRAEPWGKDADLAHLKPASLQDQPYCCTTPLMGPVAESLIGFHQTIITPIDGPRSNYLPSSSQYTLDAMRKYGFFVGFSMGCDRLMRENDDPWVYSKVTDRQGYLLKYNPVP; encoded by the coding sequence ATGCCTATACGTATAGCCCTCAACCTCTTCACTCTCTTTCCTCTTGTTCTAATCTCTTTTTGCCTTAGGGCAGAGCCTTGGGGGAAAGATGCCGATTTAGCCCACCTTAAGCCCGCTTCTTTGCAAGACCAGCCTTATTGCTGTACCACCCCCCTGATGGGCCCTGTCGCCGAAAGCCTCATTGGCTTTCATCAAACAATAATTACACCTATTGATGGCCCTCGCAGTAACTATTTACCTAGCAGCTCACAATATACGCTGGATGCTATGCGCAAGTATGGCTTTTTTGTCGGTTTTAGCATGGGCTGTGATCGGTTAATGCGTGAGAATGATGATCCATGGGTTTACTCTAAAGTTACTGACCGGCAAGGCTATCTTTTAAAATACAATCCTGTCCCATAA
- a CDS encoding secretin N-terminal domain-containing protein, which yields MPSTLPYGGDEALDNKEIPPTLPPLAISPPDSSSTQEKNESPEIGRFFYPKLFTYPQSHTADTLPELAQPTDSLNTANQPASELLPTLTQPPEAQPASLQPPTISPPQLSTTSESSFPPQVHPSFTTSSSSTDLPSMLNPTSSPEHKRTVSSPSIDNSTSNHSADFNTPIQPAFTSDSSSSQTPSLFPSSSAPLFQSSAPSATNQDTGTHSSSPSNFKPLTASHTNTNEPPKTILINFNNVAITEYIRFISRISNKNFVFDENDLQFTVTIVSEEPTTIDNIMTALLQELRIHDLELIEQENTIIIHRNSKVAGISKVVTEDGSVHQRQSFDIITKVFRLNTLEAERAALILKPMISANALVEVLKETNHLIITDLSSNIREISALLNSLDSPQSGLVIGQYVVRSQSADALIALAGRIIQPIAQDQKINFISHKAANSIFIVGSPYLVERTLSILKYLDQTGATTQIINPKDLNFGTKQQTGQWILDKNGNWQFIPEAAVNGSGPPKGNWKIDEQGNWYFEPGEPIPNGKGPDGKWVLDKDGNWVFQLNPGKPISPQKVQRKERIDAELPVGHIERTQFSIYKLQYRKGEQIAKALARIAESLTVSGAGTNTDLLASINSVQWIESSNSLIFTGTSDAIDKMRELLGDIDVPLRQVLLEMLILETDITDSLNFSTNVASNFGGGNTSGAEAFLSGASTLPAGMASSGLGLIPNAAAQATSVSGFVLGVIGQTITHNGKEYATLGGLVKALTQRSMSRIIMNPKILTEDNSPAEVFVGLNTQFPTQSIANNLGTILTQNFEFRDVGTNLKVTPIIGSNDIVTLEIQEEVSSIVSGGISSSSTATSQIVGPTTKINRTTTKVHVPNKFFLILSGMVSDTDERNRTQVPCLGSIPVLGAAFSDKQVKNTKQNLMIFIHPIILDTEEEIDNITRHQQNIYRVKSRRPKEWVCETDEAMDFFNIINTENSDGSEDRY from the coding sequence GTGCCGTCAACACTTCCCTATGGTGGTGATGAAGCATTAGATAATAAGGAAATACCACCCACTTTGCCGCCTCTGGCTATTTCTCCCCCAGATTCTTCATCTACTCAAGAGAAGAATGAATCGCCAGAAATTGGCCGCTTTTTTTATCCTAAACTTTTTACTTATCCCCAATCTCATACAGCTGATACTCTACCTGAATTGGCACAGCCTACCGATTCTCTTAACACAGCCAACCAACCAGCCTCGGAACTATTGCCTACTCTTACACAGCCTCCAGAAGCTCAGCCTGCCTCTTTACAGCCCCCAACTATTTCTCCACCCCAGCTCTCCACTACTTCTGAATCTTCCTTTCCCCCGCAGGTCCACCCTTCTTTTACAACTTCTTCGAGTTCTACCGACCTTCCTTCTATGCTCAATCCTACTTCCTCACCAGAACATAAGCGTACGGTTTCCTCGCCAAGCATAGATAACTCTACCTCTAATCATTCAGCAGATTTTAATACTCCTATTCAACCTGCTTTTACCTCAGATTCTTCATCATCCCAAACGCCATCCTTATTTCCTTCTTCTTCTGCCCCCTTATTTCAATCCTCAGCGCCTTCCGCGACCAACCAAGATACTGGCACACACTCTTCTTCTCCTTCTAACTTTAAGCCTCTTACGGCTAGCCATACAAATACCAATGAACCTCCTAAAACTATCCTCATTAATTTCAATAATGTCGCTATTACAGAATATATTCGTTTCATTAGCCGCATTTCTAATAAGAATTTTGTATTCGATGAAAACGATTTACAATTTACTGTTACAATAGTCTCAGAAGAACCCACCACTATTGATAATATTATGACAGCTCTACTGCAAGAGCTACGTATCCACGACCTAGAATTGATCGAGCAAGAAAACACTATCATTATTCATCGCAATAGTAAAGTTGCCGGTATCTCCAAGGTGGTGACCGAGGATGGAAGTGTCCATCAAAGGCAGAGTTTCGACATTATAACTAAGGTTTTTAGACTTAATACGTTAGAAGCAGAACGTGCTGCCTTGATTTTAAAACCTATGATTTCTGCTAATGCTTTAGTGGAAGTACTTAAAGAAACTAATCATCTAATAATTACAGATCTATCCTCGAATATTAGAGAAATCAGCGCTTTACTTAATAGCTTGGACAGCCCACAAAGTGGATTGGTTATCGGCCAATATGTTGTGCGTTCCCAATCGGCAGACGCACTTATTGCACTGGCAGGACGGATTATCCAACCAATTGCCCAAGATCAAAAAATTAACTTTATCTCTCATAAAGCAGCCAATAGTATTTTCATCGTAGGAAGCCCTTATCTCGTGGAACGCACTCTATCTATCTTGAAATATCTTGATCAGACAGGAGCCACAACACAAATAATTAACCCCAAAGATCTTAATTTTGGTACAAAACAGCAGACAGGTCAATGGATTTTGGACAAAAATGGTAACTGGCAATTTATTCCTGAAGCAGCTGTGAATGGTAGTGGACCTCCTAAAGGTAATTGGAAAATTGATGAACAAGGCAACTGGTACTTTGAGCCCGGTGAGCCTATTCCCAATGGAAAAGGACCTGATGGTAAGTGGGTTTTAGATAAAGATGGTAACTGGGTTTTTCAGCTCAATCCTGGCAAGCCTATTTCACCCCAAAAAGTTCAGCGTAAAGAAAGAATTGATGCTGAACTACCTGTAGGCCACATTGAAAGAACTCAATTTTCTATTTATAAGTTGCAATACCGTAAAGGAGAGCAAATTGCTAAGGCTCTAGCTAGGATTGCTGAAAGCCTCACAGTCTCTGGAGCCGGAACCAATACGGACCTCTTAGCTTCTATTAATAGCGTTCAATGGATTGAATCCTCAAACTCGCTTATATTTACGGGAACAAGCGATGCTATTGATAAGATGAGAGAGCTCTTAGGCGACATTGATGTCCCTCTCCGCCAGGTTCTCCTTGAAATGCTTATTTTAGAAACAGACATCACCGATTCCTTAAACTTCTCTACTAATGTAGCTTCCAACTTTGGTGGAGGCAATACTTCTGGTGCGGAAGCTTTCTTATCGGGAGCCTCTACTCTACCGGCGGGGATGGCTTCATCAGGTCTTGGTTTAATTCCTAATGCTGCTGCCCAAGCTACAAGCGTAAGCGGTTTTGTACTAGGAGTTATTGGGCAGACCATCACTCATAATGGAAAAGAATATGCGACCTTAGGAGGCCTTGTAAAAGCTTTAACACAAAGGTCTATGTCACGCATTATCATGAATCCTAAAATTCTTACCGAAGATAACTCACCAGCAGAAGTTTTTGTAGGCCTCAACACGCAGTTTCCTACGCAATCTATTGCTAACAACTTAGGTACTATTTTAACACAGAATTTCGAGTTTCGAGATGTCGGCACTAATTTAAAGGTTACCCCCATCATTGGCAGTAATGATATTGTTACTTTGGAAATTCAAGAAGAAGTTAGCTCCATTGTTTCTGGAGGAATTTCGAGCAGCTCAACTGCAACTAGCCAGATAGTGGGCCCTACTACTAAAATTAACAGGACCACAACAAAAGTACATGTTCCCAATAAGTTTTTCTTAATCTTAAGTGGAATGGTAAGCGATACGGACGAAAGAAACCGTACTCAAGTTCCCTGCTTAGGATCCATTCCTGTTTTAGGAGCAGCTTTTAGTGATAAGCAAGTTAAAAATACAAAGCAAAATTTAATGATTTTTATTCATCCTATCATCTTAGATACTGAAGAAGAAATTGACAACATCACTAGACATCAGCAAAATATCTATCGTGTCAAGAGCCGGCGCCCTAAGGAATGGGTTTGCGAAACTGATGAAGCGATGGATTTCTTTAATATTATTAATACAGAAAATTCGGATGGCAGTGAAGATCGTTACTAA
- a CDS encoding leucine-rich repeat domain-containing protein, giving the protein MHPISSTSMECLPNELLLPILEACVVPSLFSVCKRWHHLLATEVMPPLYKQIGKVHVPQGNVNEQALTVDRIYKLEEKLSEAAKVNAIFRQIFTLAKSLSTLEFKWKTEEKKGLTLANYFSYLLNINRLLLWKKLPGGEEYLNQEEIKHLPLEKKGELLRDWIEENCKNITALDLSKAGLAYLPPEIGQLSQLQELKLSQNQLTSLPAEIRQLSQLQWLYLEENQLTTLPTEIGQLSELQGLFLNQNQLASLPAEIGRLSKLQGLHLNQNQLTSLLTEIGQLSQLAWLYLEENQLTALPTEIGQLSKLIGLDLNQNQLTSLPAEIGRLSKLKELYLNQNQLTSLPAEIGQLSRLQRLELNQNQLSSLPEEIGQLFKLRTLYLNQNQLSSLPAEIGKLSELQRLELNRNQLTSLPAEIGQLSQLQYFCLNQNQLASLPAEIGQLSRLEALDLNQNQLTSLPAEIGQLSQLAWLYLSQNQLASLPAEIEQLSQLQTLELAENPLKNIAEKIRQRFQL; this is encoded by the coding sequence ATGCATCCTATCTCTTCGACATCTATGGAATGCTTGCCCAATGAATTGTTGCTCCCTATCTTAGAGGCTTGCGTAGTTCCTTCCTTATTTAGCGTCTGTAAAAGATGGCATCATCTGCTGGCTACTGAAGTCATGCCCCCTCTTTATAAGCAAATAGGTAAAGTGCATGTTCCTCAAGGAAATGTTAACGAGCAGGCTCTTACTGTAGATAGGATTTATAAGCTAGAAGAAAAGCTTTCTGAAGCAGCAAAGGTCAATGCAATCTTTAGGCAAATCTTTACTTTAGCCAAGTCTCTTTCAACTTTAGAATTTAAATGGAAAACAGAAGAAAAAAAAGGCTTAACGCTGGCTAATTACTTTTCTTATCTCTTAAATATTAATCGTCTTTTACTTTGGAAAAAACTTCCTGGTGGGGAAGAATACTTGAACCAAGAAGAAATTAAGCACTTGCCTCTAGAAAAAAAAGGAGAGCTTCTTAGAGATTGGATTGAAGAAAATTGTAAAAACATCACGGCTCTAGATTTATCTAAAGCAGGCTTGGCTTATTTACCCCCAGAAATAGGCCAATTGTCTCAGCTGCAAGAGCTTAAGTTAAGCCAAAACCAGCTTACCAGCCTTCCTGCAGAAATCCGACAGCTATCTCAGCTGCAATGGCTTTACTTAGAAGAAAACCAGCTCACCACTCTGCCTACAGAGATAGGTCAATTGTCTGAGCTACAAGGGCTTTTCTTAAATCAAAACCAGCTCGCCAGTCTTCCTGCAGAAATAGGGCGGCTGTCTAAGCTGCAAGGGCTTCACTTAAATCAAAACCAGCTCACCAGCCTTCTTACAGAAATCGGGCAGCTGTCTCAGCTGGCATGGCTTTACTTAGAAGAAAACCAGCTTACCGCTCTGCCTACAGAAATCGGGCAGCTGTCTAAGCTGATAGGTCTTGACTTAAATCAAAACCAGCTCACCAGTCTTCCTGCAGAAATAGGGCGGCTGTCTAAGCTGAAAGAGCTTTACTTAAATCAAAACCAGCTCACCAGCCTGCCTGCAGAAATCGGGCAATTGTCTCGGCTGCAAAGGCTTGAATTAAATCAAAACCAGCTCTCCAGCCTGCCTGAAGAAATCGGGCAATTGTTTAAGCTGCGAACGCTTTACTTAAATCAAAACCAGCTCTCCAGCCTGCCTGCAGAAATCGGGAAACTGTCTGAGCTGCAAAGGCTTGAATTAAATCGAAACCAGCTCACCAGCCTTCCTGCAGAAATCGGACAGCTGTCTCAGCTGCAATACTTCTGCTTAAATCAAAACCAGCTCGCCAGTCTTCCTGCAGAAATAGGTCAATTGTCTCGACTAGAAGCGCTTGACTTAAATCAAAACCAACTCACCAGCCTTCCTGCAGAAATTGGGCAACTGTCTCAGTTGGCATGGCTTTACTTAAGCCAAAACCAGCTCGCCAGCCTTCCTGCAGAAATAGAACAACTGTCTCAGTTGCAAACGCTTGAATTAGCGGAAAATCCTTTGAAGAATATTGCAGAAAAAATAAGGCAGCGTTTTCAATTGTAG
- a CDS encoding leucine-rich repeat domain-containing protein, which translates to MIAPKCLKGLPLQTLELNRNQLTSLPAEIGRLSYLQTLELAENPLKDIAEKIRQRFQL; encoded by the coding sequence GTGATTGCTCCTAAATGCTTGAAAGGTCTCCCCCTGCAAACGCTTGAATTAAATCGAAACCAGCTCACCAGCCTTCCTGCAGAAATCGGGCGGCTGTCTTATCTACAAACGCTTGAACTAGCGGAAAATCCTTTGAAAGATATCGCCGAAAAAATAAGGCAGCGTTTTCAATTGTAG